The genomic interval TTTAATTGGCATGGTATCATGGGTTTTACCTACAAAATTGATTCAGGTGTACCCCTTAACTCCTTAAGGAATTCAATGTTTAACTGACCTTTAAAAATCTAATGAATAACCACtgtatttaaatcaaaatgtaaaaacaccaCACTATTTGACTCCAGGAGACCCAACTgctttaaattacaaataaaaagccCTGTTCACCTTTATAAAGCAAAAGTGATTTGCCTAATATGCCAAATGTGTGCTTTGCAGTAGCTGTCATGAACAGCAGAAAGCGTTATCTGCTCCATGCTATATACAGGCCCCTAAGTTTCTGAAAGCCACAACCGGCTAAATTAAATTGGACCCACACAGGTCCAGGTGTCATTGTCATTCTATGTTATTCTTAAACTGATAATAGAAAGTAGCCCACTGATGATATTTCATTATAGTGCACCCCCCCCTCATCTACttctagatataaaaaaatctgtagatAACAAAGCTTACAGCTTAGCAATAAGATTTTAGATGGTCACATTACACTTTTATGGGACATTATCACCTCCAGTCCTAAATTTGTAATGATATCTAGAAGACTGGGTTTCCTCATGTTACACCAATTCACAACAGTGTATCTCCTGCATTGATCTAGCATTCAGTGTAGGCTTCCACAAGCACGTGAACTGTTGTGTTCACCGAGAGGTATATCCAACCATTCACCTTAGAACTAGAACTAAATTACTTAGGTTTCATGGTGCTCTTTCTTTTGTGATGAAATTAATTCAAGCTAGGAGATTTGATTGACTTGATTCAAAAGAACTCTTTGCTTAGCCATATTGGCTCTTCTACCATCTCTTCCCACGATACATAACAGGAGAGTATTGATAATTATCATTCACATGTTAAGGGCTACGTGAAACATGGCCAACCTTACCAGAGGGTACtttataaacactgttttttttatcaagatatatattttttttccagagtcTAACCCCAATGTTCTGTGGTATTCCTATTTTGGACAGTGAGGGGGTAATATAAAACATCTGTTGGTTTAAGATATTGAGGAGATTAACTCCCACTGTGATACCTGTCACCTGGACAGAGAGCGAGATAAAATCTCTCACCAATACTTTGCTTACATGGGTTTCTAACTACCAGAAATATCACTTTATTGCTTTTGGGAAATTCAACCTCTCttttaaatactgttaataaaaaCCCAAAAAGACAGCACTTTACAACTTTatcttaaattaaaaatattttgctggagttgggctttaattagGTTTTACAAGCACTagtgtatatagtgtatattatgAGTTTGTAGAGAGACTGCAGTAACATATATGCTCACAAACAaatcaatcaaatcaaaaacaatgCCACTCTCTTAACTAGATAACTGCTTTATCTCTTACCTCTAGTTCAAAAGCTATGCACTGTGatgtgtaatgcatttttttaaagatgagtaaaatgtctttatttttatgaaacattgCATAAAAGAAGTGTGTCTTCCATTTTTCAGATCTACACTTTAAACAATGGAACGTGGCAAGACATTTATCATAAGTTATGCAAAAAACCCTTCAGAGAAGGTGCCTCAAGTTAGATGTAAAGATAAAAAGAAGATAGAAGGTCAAAAGAATCCTACTCAATGTGATATTAAAAAGAATGTTACAGGAACACAAAGAATGTCTAACAATATTTGCACAAAAGTGACAGTAAATAATATCCGCTGTCCAAAACCAGTTACGAAAAGTAAAACATATGATTGTGTTACAAAAGATgataaattagataaaaataatagAGTAAGTGGACATAGAAGACTTCCTAGTAGTAGAAGCTCACCAGGACTCATCGAAGACCCAGGAGGTAAAAGGAATGATTTGCAAGCCACAGGACCATCTACATGCAAACAGACAATGATTGACTACAGACACTTTGTGCCTCAGATGCCTTTTGTGCCATCAGTTGCAAAATCACTGCCAAAGAAAAGAATTTCACTAAGAAGATCTAAGAAGagcttaaaaaacatatttaatttgaaaagaaacaaagagCAAGACACCATATCAGAAGACGAGAGTATCCAGATAGTGAATATTGAATCAAACAGCGtgaaaatggttgagaaacagtgtcAATCTAATGTGGGTGAAATGCATTCAGAGGAGCTCCTAGCTCCAGAGTTCCCTGATCGTGAAATGTACATTGATGCCATTGATTCCTTTAAAGCATTGTGTGAAGATGTGGCATCTCTAAAGAGCTTTGATTCACTTACTGGTTGTGGAGAAATCTTTGCAGATGAATGTTCCTCATTTATTGATATAGAAAACTGCAGAGTAACATTTATTTCAAGGCCAAGCCCTGTGGCTGCTAACTTTCAAGGTGGAGGAGAGCGGCTTGCCTCACCTGCAAAGTCAGAATCTATTGATTTCTCCAGATTCCATAGACATGTAAAGTCACTCCCAAGAAATTTAAGTTCAAATGAACTTTTCGAAGCTAAATCATTACCTGATTCTAATGATGCAGACGGAAAGGAAATCAAGAGAACTCTGTCCAAAGACCAAGTTTCCAATTTATCCTATAATGATCTTATGTCTTCTGCTGAGAACATTAATGAACCTGAGTCTCCAAAATCTACTAGTGATGAAGGATATTATGATTCATATTCTCCCAGAACGGAGGAAGTAAAAAATGAACTGGAAACTTATAGATCATTTCCAAGAGACAGTTACAGTGGGGATGCCCTCTATGAGTTATTTTGTGACTCAGAAGAAACAAAGAAATGGGCTAGTCAAGACAATGACATGCCGGAATCTGGTCATAATGTTAAAAATCCTACATCTATCTACAGTTTTTGTGTAGGATCAGAAGAGAATATGGCCACTCAACCACCAAATGATCTGGTGGAAGATGGTATTCTCCAAAGTACTTGGAAAGGAGGAGAATGTTTGCTAAAGCTATGTGACACTGAGCTGACTTTAACTATGGGCATGGTCAACTGGTTAAAGAAGACAGGAAGGATAACAGATTCTGAAATCAATGATCAAAATCTTACTTCTGATAAAACTGtggaaatggaaacaaaaataggGAATAGTACAGAGGCACTTCAGACAATTGCATCCAGAGACATAAGGGGGGAGTGTTACAAGCTGCACAGTGgatacaaagaaaaagaatattcCAGTATAATTAGTCATATCAGAGATTCTGAAAACATATTAGCTGACATATTGTCAGGTAACACGACTGAAAAGCAAGCAACAAAGTTATTAGAATCCAAGGAGGATGAAAAAGGCTCCACATCTGAAGAGCATATAGACATAAAAGATTCAAGTCTGGAGTCACAAGTCCCAATAACTTTAAGCAAAAATGATGAAAACCAACATGTATCAAGTGCAGAGAATGAAAGCATGTTCCCTATGGCATCCGCGTGTGAGCAAGATGGTACAAATGTGACACCTCATCATCTTGACACTCTGCATTCACTAGGCCTACAATATACCTCAAACTCTATGTCAGAAAATAATAAGGGTCTGACAAACATTCTGGATAAATTCACAGCTCGACTGTCATCACTGCACATAACACTCGGTAGCCAGAATATCCAGCATGGTGCAAATAAAATTATGCGGCCCTATGAAATCACTCAGAACATTAAGAATTTAATAGAACAACATGACACTGAACATCAAACATCGCTGCCTCAACCAGCTCTGTTGTCCAAAAGTGATAATGAAACTGACATGAAACATCTAAAAACCTCTGATGAGCCTCCATTATCAAACACACttccaattaaatatttaaaagatgaaCATACAACTAATGGTCAAATGCCAAAGGAAAAACAATCAAGCAAGAGTGTCaccaaaacacattttctacCTCTTTTTAAATCCCCATGTTCATCTGTGATTTCTCGATTCTCCTCTACTTTGTACAAGGTTCACAAACCGGGAGATGCAATCATATTTTTTAACACTGGAAAGTATCCTCAAGCTTCTTCTTGTAATGAAGACTTTGCAAATGATTTGGATGGTTTGTCTATAGATTTTTCCAAATTTAGAAACAATGAGTTTGAGCCCATCAGCACTGATGCTGAAGAAAGAGGTATGTAATTTTCCCCAAAATAACACTTTACTAtaagttaaaatatatgaaaaaccttgaaaaattgaaagcaaatgcagaaaaaaattacctgcTTGCTTACAACCTTTTGAATTTCCATAAACAACTTTTTATCTACTGTACTTTTGGCAACTGGGTCACACTAGTAAGAGTCAATTCTCTAGTACAGTCAGTTCCCCTTTTCCTCTGCTATGATTAATTCCTCTCCTCATATTAAAAACAtgataaatgcacaaaaaaaaaaaaaaaattatgggaagGTTGCTGAAATGATTATCTGAGAACATggtctatttaaataaatgaagattTAAATTCTGAAAATTGAACAAAAGAAATTGTTTTGATAGCGGTCAAAACCAAAACAATTTTTCAGATCTGTTTTATTAGTTCTAGCTGCTCCATTTAGACATTTAGAGAGGCTTTAACTCATACTGTTggattttttatactttttgttacagttttctgtttaattaacactatggaaaatgtaaatgttgttgTATGATTCATAAAGAGGAAAATGAGCCAGTGTAAAAAAACTTCTTCTTTTCAAGGCtatgattgtaaaataaaatttgacatttgCTTATATGTGTATGTGTTCTCATATTTTCATAAGacttaataaacattatttttttatcttacaggTTTATTGTAACAGCCAGTGGAACGTACGACAAAATGCATAAGACAAACTGAAGAGATTGATCTTGGCACCCAATGATTGGCTGTTCAATTCCAGTGGCTTACAAACCTTTCCAGTCATTGTATGAAATACACAGAAGAAAACCAACAAAGAGAACTACACCTGAGGCAGCTAAACTGACACATCAGCCAGAAATGAAACACaatactttatatgtttataccTTTTCATATCTGGGAAGAGATATTGTACTTCTAGTTCTTCCTACGTTTGATATTAACATCTTTCAAAtaacaaaactttatatttaatcAAGGCTGCTCTGTAGGGGGTCACTATGTAGAATTTGTATATGTATTCCTGAAAATGAAAGTATTGCCCATCTCTTGCACTCATTagtattttttcccatttaaagctgaactacagtcAAACAGTTATAAATACATAGTTGCAGCAGATGTACtacttgtaaatatttttacttttgttcattTGTAGGTTTGCAGGTTCCTGTGTTATCTGGTTGTTCAGTAAATCTCAGAGTAGCATTACCTATTGCTGAGGTCCTCCCTGTAAACTGCCTTAATACTATTCCTTCCAGCGGCCAGTgcctaaatacataataaatacataaagccTGGCCAAGTATGAATAGTTTGatagtattttaacattttttaaataatatcaacctttttattttttttatttgcttgggtTTAGCTTTAACCATGTGCCATATTGCTGTGTTATATGTGTGCAGGTATGAAATGATTGAAATAACATATGTTCTCCTTTAGAATCTCAATATACATTTaggataatataaaatataatattatatacattaagtACAAAAGACATCAGAACCCTCGATTATCTTAGATGCTGCAATGTCTATGCAGAAGCTGAACAGAAgcctctctgtcatttgcaaagaTTGTAGTTCATTTTGGAAGGGCAGATATGCTCATTTTAGGATTCTGCCTTTTGCttagattttttattaaagttaatttttaagGACAGAAGTATGGGAGGTAGGGGAACCAGTCACACAGTAGCTTATTGAATAGTTCAGGGGTCTATAGGGATCACCAAGGAGGCCTCGCTGCAGCTCTTGCTCGGGCgtttttttacctgaaaactaAAACACTGggctaaattttatttttctggcagAGTAAGGGACTTGTCAAGCTGCCTGAGCTGATATTGCACTACTTGGCCAttactttttcataaaatgttaggtgtcaatgaagaataataaaaagatatgacAAAGGCACAGGAAATCCTAGTTTTTCTCATTGCAAGGATAGATTTATGAATCTGTTCTAAATAAGTACTAAAGATACCATCATACCAGTTCCTTACCAGTGTTAGCATATATTGCCTACCACTTTAATAAAAGCTGTTGAGTCGCATTCAGTTTATTCCTAGAAAACCCCCCAGCTTAGTTCATCATAGTAAaatagataattattattaaacaaattatatctgctgataaatattattattattacttcagaaaatgtttataataaaaacaagtttatatAAGAGTTTGTGACCTAATGCcacaatgataaaacaaaatttctattctaatatgaaagaaaaatacaatctGCACTGAAAGATTTCTACAAACACAGCAACTCCCATCACTGTGTTGTATgaagttaaaatatttaatagatCTTATTTGCACTTTATTCCAgaaatggtattattttttttacattacagccCATCACAgcataaataataatacacacatatttaACGAATGACAACAGCTTGCTTTTGTGAAGGAAATGTGTCCGTAATGAACATACCTTGGCCTgtcattctttaaaatattagagAGGTGACTTGCTGCAAAATATTTGTCTGCATCCTACCTATCATCCCCTATTGTCATTCTACATAATTGTCATTCTAACCTTGGGCACATCCtacatatgtgtgtatttgtatgtgtgtatgtgcttGTAATCATGGTGaacaaccatttaaaaaaatattctgcaacacTGCCATATATACAAAGCAAGAGAAGACAAGTAATATAtgtatacagattttttaaaattacacatttaaatacagtttgaatcattattgttttatagTTATTTTGATTAATAGTTCATATTGCAGAGGTTTTTCTATCAAGTACAGAAATAGAGtgggaaaaaaagtattgtaGGTAAAGGATTACCAAAAGAGCGCTGCTTTACAATGTCCCTGCGTGGATTCACTTATATCTCAGTCGTGTATATAAGAATGTAAACCTGGCTGGAAtgtattatgacattttttatttaagccTTTTAATTGAATTTATATTGTGTGACATTCAGCAAATGTTTTACAATGACAAGAAATGTATACTGGCTTTTGAGAGAAAGTTTGAAGCAATGTATAAGCACTGATTGATTTATCTAAAGCAAGCATTGTATGACATGTTAGTAaggttcagtaaaaaaaaactttttttgcctttaaattgTATCAGTATCATTTTTGTGTCTTTAGTGTCTTTTTTGATAATGGGATTCCAGGTCTCTATCTCAAAAAGCATGCATTTATTAAGCACATCAAAACAGTGAAGTGAGTgttataaagtagtgaatgtgACCAGCAAACATTGACAGTGAACCAATCACATTAAAAACACTTGCACCTGAAACATTCAACTTGCGGGAAAACAGTATACCggctgttgaaaaaaaaatattgtaaagaaaaaaaaatgcagtgaagATTGAATCTTAGACCAGGTATAGAGTCGGCAGGGAAGATGGCAACTTCCTCTGATGCAGTGATAACAGGATCCAGCACCTGTCCTCAGTGCACAcagtaagtatgtgccataatcagcaaatatggtGTACATACCTACTGATTAAGAAGCAGGCAAATTTTCCTTGTGTAATGCAGAAAGATTTTACCTGATGCAGGCAGATTCTGTAAGTCATGTAGTTGGTTTCTTCTCCAATCG from Pyxicephalus adspersus chromosome 4, UCB_Pads_2.0, whole genome shotgun sequence carries:
- the AMER3 gene encoding APC membrane recruitment protein 3; protein product: MERGKTFIISYAKNPSEKVPQVRCKDKKKIEGQKNPTQCDIKKNVTGTQRMSNNICTKVTVNNIRCPKPVTKSKTYDCVTKDDKLDKNNRVSGHRRLPSSRSSPGLIEDPGGKRNDLQATGPSTCKQTMIDYRHFVPQMPFVPSVAKSLPKKRISLRRSKKSLKNIFNLKRNKEQDTISEDESIQIVNIESNSVKMVEKQCQSNVGEMHSEELLAPEFPDREMYIDAIDSFKALCEDVASLKSFDSLTGCGEIFADECSSFIDIENCRVTFISRPSPVAANFQGGGERLASPAKSESIDFSRFHRHVKSLPRNLSSNELFEAKSLPDSNDADGKEIKRTLSKDQVSNLSYNDLMSSAENINEPESPKSTSDEGYYDSYSPRTEEVKNELETYRSFPRDSYSGDALYELFCDSEETKKWASQDNDMPESGHNVKNPTSIYSFCVGSEENMATQPPNDLVEDGILQSTWKGGECLLKLCDTELTLTMGMVNWLKKTGRITDSEINDQNLTSDKTVEMETKIGNSTEALQTIASRDIRGECYKLHSGYKEKEYSSIISHIRDSENILADILSGNTTEKQATKLLESKEDEKGSTSEEHIDIKDSSLESQVPITLSKNDENQHVSSAENESMFPMASACEQDGTNVTPHHLDTLHSLGLQYTSNSMSENNKGLTNILDKFTARLSSLHITLGSQNIQHGANKIMRPYEITQNIKNLIEQHDTEHQTSLPQPALLSKSDNETDMKHLKTSDEPPLSNTLPIKYLKDEHTTNGQMPKEKQSSKSVTKTHFLPLFKSPCSSVISRFSSTLYKVHKPGDAIIFFNTGKYPQASSCNEDFANDLDGLSIDFSKFRNNEFEPISTDAEERGLL